Proteins from one Ranitomeya variabilis isolate aRanVar5 chromosome 1, aRanVar5.hap1, whole genome shotgun sequence genomic window:
- the MINDY1 gene encoding ubiquitin carboxyl-terminal hydrolase MINDY-1 — protein sequence MEPLGNEIDMDQGGKVESAPTTDLQAESCEKPQEAEVQAMETDPRGGSSHLVSEETSERSRETSEERETSGSSDSSTYSATRPSDSLSEGGADDGNCQSSPELGKPTEMSTSAESEPPGSCQTADDHTKTESPSLQNLLCSSVSVSPCEEAIEPGASKPAGNGASGADYYFVKWINWKGERTPVITQSENGPCPLISIMNILFLRWKVKLPPQKELITSEELMAHLGDCILSIQPQENSEALQLNFQQNVNDAMTVLSKLSTGLDVNVRFTGVSDFEYTPECIVFDLLSIPLYHGWLVDPQSSEAVQAVGKLSYNQLVEKIITCKHSSDPNLVTEGLLAEQFLESSAAQLTYHGLCELMATVKEGELSVFFRNNHFSTLIKHKGHLYLLVTDQGFLQEEKVIWESLHNVEGDSCFCDSDFHLTQHMEKDTACSSPQQLQQRQVDQDYMIALSLQQQQQGPLPMSDLELARQLQKEEYQQQVPAAQAPPQSPQQVRPQTSGRPSSERRQRQKESDCVLL from the exons ATGGAGCCATTGGGAAATGAAATCGACATGGACCAGGGCGGAAAGGTAGAATCCGCACCCACCACAGATCTGCAGGCAGAAAGCTGTGAGAAACCGCAGGAGGCAGAGGTACAAGCGATGGAGACTGACCCTCGAGGAGGAAGCTCCCATTTGGTTTCAGAGGAAACGTCGGAAAGGAGTCGAGAGACATCGGAGGAGAGGGAGACGTCCGGCTCTAGTGATAGCAGCACATACAGCGCCACCCGCCCAAGTGACAGCCTGTCCGAAGGAGGAGCAGATGACGGGAACTGCCAGTCCAGTCCAGAATTGGGAAAACCCACCGAGATGTCCACTTCAGCAGAATCCGAGCCACCCGGGAGTTGTCAGACAGCAGACGATCACACGAAGACTGAGAGCCCATCACTGCAGAACTTGTTGTGCTCCAGCGTTAGCGTCAGCCCCTGTGAAGAGGCGATAGAACCCGGGGCATCAAAGCCGGCGGGAAACGGAGCTTCAGGGGCGGACTATTACTTTGTGAAGTGGATAAACTGGAAAGGAGAAAGGACACCGGTGATCACCCAGAGCGAGAATGGACCCTGCCCCCTAATCTCAATCATGAATATCTTGTTTTTGCGTTGgaag GTAAAACTGCCTCCTCAGAAGGAGCTGATCACGTCGGAGGAGCTGATGGCGCATCTCG GTGATTGTATCCTGTCCATTCAGCCGCAGGAGAACTCTGAGGCGCTGCAGCTCAACTTCCAGCAG AATGTGAACGATGCCATGACTGTGCTGTCGAAGCTGTCCACAGGGCTGGACGTGAACGTTCGCTTCACAGGCGTGTCAGACTTCGAGTACACCCCTGAGTGCATAGTGTTCGACCTCCTCAGTATCCCGCTGTACCACGGCTGGCTGGTGGACCCTCAG AGCTCTGAGGCCGTCCAGGCTGTCGGCAAACTGAGCTACAACCAACTAGTGGAGAAGATCATCACCTGCAAGCACTCGAGTGACCCCAACCTGGTGACGGAAG GTCTCCTCGCAGAGCAGTTCCTGGAGTCGTCGGCAGCGCAGCTCACCTACCACGGACTCTGTGAACTGATGGCAACCGTGAAGGAGGGCGAGCTCAGCGTCTTTTTCCGGAACAATCACTTCAGCACGCTAATAAAGCACAAG GGTCACCTGTATCTGCTGGTCACTGACCAGGGCTTCCTGCAGGAGGAGAAGGTGATCTGGGAGAGTCTGCACAACGTGGAGGGGGACAGCTGCTTCTGCGACTCAGACTTCCACCTCACTCAGCACATGGAGAAGGACACAGCGTGCAGCTCCCCGCAGCAGCTGCAGCAACGACAGGTGGATCAG GACTACATGATTGCGCTGTCGTTACAGCAGCAGCAACAGGGACCTCTGCCCATGAGTGACCTGGAGCTGGCCCGACAGCTGCAGAAAGAGGAGTATCAGCAGCAGGTGCCAGCAGCACAGGCACCGCCACAATCTCCGCAGCAG GTGAGGCCTCAAACCTCCGGACGTCCGTCCTCCGAGCGCCGGCAGAGACAGAAGGAATCGGACTGCGTCCTGCTATAG